Proteins from a genomic interval of Bombus affinis isolate iyBomAffi1 chromosome 14, iyBomAffi1.2, whole genome shotgun sequence:
- the LOC126924085 gene encoding O-phosphoseryl-tRNA(Sec) selenium transferase isoform X2 gives MNNQAFSLAERLIPSTYVQQGLNAKKARENLIRHFIEHQKWPEEGWDDATIEAFLSDLSQMDSNNFPSNCSVGEREARIVSNIVARRHFRMGHGIGRSSDLEEVQPKAAGSSLMYKLTNALVLEVIRYMGVKSIAGCFLSPMATGMSLVLCMLTFKQDRPRAKYVLWPRIDQKSSFKSIITAGLEPIVIETKIVGDELKTDMQRLESQMAALGESVACVLTTTSCFAPRACDSIDSIAALCTQYNIPHLVNNAYGLQSTRCMHLIQEASRKGRVDAFVQSTDKNFLVPVGGAIIGSFDKNLLDRISKMYPGRASASSIMDEELGKLAARHDERLLDTKGNPISMGMTLQCLSHQHDNKQVTMLGLMLFLRNVSGTRVITTTETKHIVSYKFEGWGAHNSNYPVPYLTAAAALGMKKSDVDMFIQRLDKALTKVRRRSAPVTPTASLAGSSINGDAVGTGGPGESSTASTSRASSKDSLRK, from the exons ATGAATAATCAGGCATTCAGTTTAGCTGAAAGACTTATTCCTTCAACCTATGTACAACAAGGTTTAAATGCAAAAAAAGCACGTGAAAATCTTATAAGACACTTCATCGAACAT CAAAAGTGGCCAGAAGAGGGTTGGGATGATGCAACAATAGAAGCTTTTCTCTCAGATCTGTCACAAATGGACAGCAACAATTTTCCTTCGAATTGTAGTGTTGGAGAACGTGAAGCAAGAATCGTATCAAACATTGTTGCAAGGCGACATTTTCGAATGGGTCATGGCATAGGAAGATCAAGTGATTTAGAAGAAGTACAACCAAAAGCTGCAGGAAGTAGCCTAATGTATAAATTAACAAATGCTTTAGTACTTGAAGTCATTCGATATATGG GTGTAAAAAGCATAGCAGGTTGTTTTCTATCACCAATGGCTACAGGCATGAGCTTGGTATTGTGTATGTTAACATTTAAACAGGATAGACCACGAGCCAAGTATGTCCTGTGGCCTAGAATTGATCAAAAATCAAGCTTCAAATCAATAATCACAGCTGGATTAGAACCAATTGTTATTGAAACGAAGATAGTTGGAGATGAATTAAAGACAGATATGCAAAGACTTGAATCTCAAATGGCAGCTTTAGGTGAAAGTGTTGCTTGTGTGCTAACAACAACTAGTTGCTTTGCACCCAGGGCATGTGATTCTATTGATTCTATTGCAGCGCTTTGTACTCAATATAACATTCCACATTTAGTAAATAATGCGTATGG CTTACAGAGTACGAGATGTATGCATTTGATTCAAGAAGCATCGCGTAAGGGCCGCGTCGATGCTTTCGTTCAAAGCACGGATAAAAACTTTCTAGTACCAGTTGGTGGCGCAATTATTGGCTCTTTTGATAAAAATCTGTTAGATCGCATATCAAAAATGTACCCAGGTCGTGCAAGTGCCAGCTCCATTATGGAT GAAGAACTTGGCAAGTTAGCAGCAAGACATGATGAAAGATTACTAGACACTAAAGGAAATCCTATTTCAATGGGAATGACTCTTCAGTGTTTAAGTCATCAGCATGATAATAAACAAGTTACAATGTTAGGTTTGATGTTATTTCTCCGCAATGTCAGTGGTACAAGAGTAATAACAACAACAGAAACTAAGCATATTGTTTCATATAAGTTTGAAG GTTGGGGAGCTCATAATAGTAATTATCCAGTACCATACTTAACTGCTGCTGCAGCTTTAGGCATGAAGAAATCAGATGTGGACATGTTTATACAACGATTAGATAAAGCTTTGACAAAAGTAAGGAGACGTTCAGCTCCAGTTACACCGACAGCATCTCTTGCTGGATCCAGTATTAATGGAGATGCAGTAGGTACTGGTGGTCCAGGAGAATCAAGTACAGCTTCAACTAGCCGAGCAAGTAGTAAGGATAGTTTGAGAAAATGA
- the LOC126924085 gene encoding O-phosphoseryl-tRNA(Sec) selenium transferase isoform X1: MNNQAFSLAERLIPSTYVQQGLNAKKARENLIRHFIEHQKWPEEGWDDATIEAFLSDLSQMDSNNFPSNCSVGEREARIVSNIVARRHFRMGHGIGRSSDLEEVQPKAAGSSLMYKLTNALVLEVIRYMGVKSIAGCFLSPMATGMSLVLCMLTFKQDRPRAKYVLWPRIDQKSSFKSIITAGLEPIVIETKIVGDELKTDMQRLESQMAALGESVACVLTTTSCFAPRACDSIDSIAALCTQYNIPHLVNNAYGLQSTRCMHLIQEASRKGRVDAFVQSTDKNFLVPVGGAIIGSFDKNLLDRISKMYPGRASASSIMDVMITLLSLGMAGYKQLITQRKEMYSYLKEELGKLAARHDERLLDTKGNPISMGMTLQCLSHQHDNKQVTMLGLMLFLRNVSGTRVITTTETKHIVSYKFEGWGAHNSNYPVPYLTAAAALGMKKSDVDMFIQRLDKALTKVRRRSAPVTPTASLAGSSINGDAVGTGGPGESSTASTSRASSKDSLRK, from the exons ATGAATAATCAGGCATTCAGTTTAGCTGAAAGACTTATTCCTTCAACCTATGTACAACAAGGTTTAAATGCAAAAAAAGCACGTGAAAATCTTATAAGACACTTCATCGAACAT CAAAAGTGGCCAGAAGAGGGTTGGGATGATGCAACAATAGAAGCTTTTCTCTCAGATCTGTCACAAATGGACAGCAACAATTTTCCTTCGAATTGTAGTGTTGGAGAACGTGAAGCAAGAATCGTATCAAACATTGTTGCAAGGCGACATTTTCGAATGGGTCATGGCATAGGAAGATCAAGTGATTTAGAAGAAGTACAACCAAAAGCTGCAGGAAGTAGCCTAATGTATAAATTAACAAATGCTTTAGTACTTGAAGTCATTCGATATATGG GTGTAAAAAGCATAGCAGGTTGTTTTCTATCACCAATGGCTACAGGCATGAGCTTGGTATTGTGTATGTTAACATTTAAACAGGATAGACCACGAGCCAAGTATGTCCTGTGGCCTAGAATTGATCAAAAATCAAGCTTCAAATCAATAATCACAGCTGGATTAGAACCAATTGTTATTGAAACGAAGATAGTTGGAGATGAATTAAAGACAGATATGCAAAGACTTGAATCTCAAATGGCAGCTTTAGGTGAAAGTGTTGCTTGTGTGCTAACAACAACTAGTTGCTTTGCACCCAGGGCATGTGATTCTATTGATTCTATTGCAGCGCTTTGTACTCAATATAACATTCCACATTTAGTAAATAATGCGTATGG CTTACAGAGTACGAGATGTATGCATTTGATTCAAGAAGCATCGCGTAAGGGCCGCGTCGATGCTTTCGTTCAAAGCACGGATAAAAACTTTCTAGTACCAGTTGGTGGCGCAATTATTGGCTCTTTTGATAAAAATCTGTTAGATCGCATATCAAAAATGTACCCAGGTCGTGCAAGTGCCAGCTCCATTATGGATGTAATGATAACATTACTAAGCTTAGGAATGGCGGGTTACAAACAATTAATAACGCAACGTAAAGAAATGTATTCATATTTAAAGGAAGAACTTGGCAAGTTAGCAGCAAGACATGATGAAAGATTACTAGACACTAAAGGAAATCCTATTTCAATGGGAATGACTCTTCAGTGTTTAAGTCATCAGCATGATAATAAACAAGTTACAATGTTAGGTTTGATGTTATTTCTCCGCAATGTCAGTGGTACAAGAGTAATAACAACAACAGAAACTAAGCATATTGTTTCATATAAGTTTGAAG GTTGGGGAGCTCATAATAGTAATTATCCAGTACCATACTTAACTGCTGCTGCAGCTTTAGGCATGAAGAAATCAGATGTGGACATGTTTATACAACGATTAGATAAAGCTTTGACAAAAGTAAGGAGACGTTCAGCTCCAGTTACACCGACAGCATCTCTTGCTGGATCCAGTATTAATGGAGATGCAGTAGGTACTGGTGGTCCAGGAGAATCAAGTACAGCTTCAACTAGCCGAGCAAGTAGTAAGGATAGTTTGAGAAAATGA